In a single window of the Oryctolagus cuniculus chromosome 2, mOryCun1.1, whole genome shotgun sequence genome:
- the LOC127482633 gene encoding MAP/microtubule affinity-regulating kinase 3 isoform X5: MEDPLDFHPALDGFRFVDVIGRGGFGLVKLARHLASGKYVAVKILLRDCSPSSPLSAQGEAAILRSLRHDNIVRLLEERHTRTHRFLVMELATKGSLHSYVFEQGGLAEAEARTLFGQALAAVSYCHAQRVVHRDLKLGNLLLDEHMTIKLADFGLSLRLEQGTLVRGFWGTPEYCAPEVFLGEAYDAFKADVWSLGVVLFAMLAATLPFRGKDTEELQDTVLCACYVLPRAVSPALRELLAWLLTVDASGRPSAEDARTHWWLDPGQEATQEEKEAAVTLLQPLGVPRDSEAKEYLAGLGLLPGTGTEGTPGPQPQGPASLPKSSEGGERLTRENDHLSLVSVSCDSMSVEISSARSDSSEASSQPQQERSPAPSATPNSSQASSQPQQERSPAPSANPNSSQASSQPQQEWSPAPSAAPEPASEASPSGPSAGSHVDLAEPEAAAAAAREPKDADTTDTKASAQGKRQGRRGVGRRILRFLLRACCILPSRGSSPGSCCRVVPK; encoded by the exons ATGGAAGACCCCTTGGACTTCCATCCTGCTCTGGACGGGTTCCGCTTCGTGGACGTGATCGGCCGGGGCGGCTTTGGCCTGGTGAAGCTGGCCCGGCACCTGGCGTCGGGCAAGTACGTGGCGGTGAAGATCCTCCTGCGAGACTGCTCTCCCAGCAGCCCGCTGTCCGCGCAGGGGGAGGCAGCCATCCTGAGGAGCCTGCGGCACGACAACATCGTGCGGCTGCTGGAGGAGCGGCACACGAGGACGCACCGGTTCCTGGTCATGGAGCTGGCGACCAAGGGCTCGCTCCATAGCTACGTGTTTGAGCAGGGCGGCCTGGCCGAGGCCGAGGCCAGGACCCTGTTCGGCCAGGCGCTGGCCGCCGTGAGCTACTGCCATGCCCAGCGCGTGGTGCACCGGGACCTCAAGCTGGGCAACCTGCTGCTGGACGAGCACATGACCATCAAGCTGGCGGACTTCGGCCTGAGCCTGCGGCTGGAGCAGGGCACGCTGGTAAGGGGCTTCTGGGGGACCCCCGAGTACTGCGCACCGGAGGTTTTCCTCGGGGAGGCCTATGACGCTTTTAAGGCTGATGTGTGGAGCCTGGGGGTGGTGCTGTTTGCTATGCTGGCGGCCACGCTGCCCTTCCGCGGCAAGGACACGGAGGAGCTGCAGGACACGGTGCTGTGTGCCTGCTACGTGCTGCCGCGTGCCGTCAGCCCGGCCCTGCGGGAGCTGCTGGCTTGGCTGCTCACTGTCGACGCCTCGGGGAGGCCCAGTGCGGAGGACGCCAGGACCCACTGGTGGTTGGATCCCGGCCAAGAAGCTAcccaggaggagaaggaggccgctgtcaccctgctgcagcccctgggcgTTCCCCGGGACTCAGAGGCCAAGGAGTACCTGGCGGGCCTCGGCCTGCTGCCAGGCACGGGGACTGAGGGGACGCCAGGCCCTCAGCCCCAGGGCCCGGCATCCCTGCCCAAGTCCTCAGAGGGCGGGGAGCGCCTCACCAGAGAGAACGACCATTTATCTCTGGTATCGGTGTCCTGTGACAGCATGTCCGTGGAAATTTCCTCCGCACGAAGCGACTCCTCCGAGGCCTCCA gccagccacagcaggagaggagccctgctcccagcgccACCCCCAACTCCTCCCAGGCCTCCA gccagccacagcaggagaggagccctgcTCCTAGTGCCAACCCCAACTCCTCCCAGGCCTCCA gccagccacagcaagagtggagccctgctcccagcgccGCCCCTGAGCCAGCCTCCGAAGCGTCGCCCTCCGGCCCCAGTGCCGGGAGCCACGTGGACCTTGCAGAGCCagaagccgccgccgccgcagcccgtGAGCCCaaggatgctgacaccacagacaCCAAGGCCAGCGCCCAGGGCAAGAGGCAGGGCCGTCGCGGGGTCGGCAGGAGGATCCTCCGGTTCCTGCTGAGGGCGTGCTGCATCCTGCCGTCCCGAGGGAgcagccctggcagctgctgcAGAGTGGTCCCCAAGtag